In one Chloroflexota bacterium genomic region, the following are encoded:
- a CDS encoding S8 family serine peptidase, whose translation MADAIQMVGSAGWNSNGFTGRTIRIGVIDWGFRDYTSHQGQALPAVIDTSCHDPVNGNIEGDINDAQRYHGTGVLEIIHALAPEAEVSIARVAGFDAIDNVVDCFMQPDKVVQVVNMSMQWRYDGPGDGTGFLNSIVSNATSNGNIVWVQAAGNRAQQHWRGTFNDTEPNSVHNFNGVTETMKIPSVPQGQQIEIQLRWSDNWNAPCNDFDIFLYNSPIRLPGNRVGSGGADTQTNCTGGSIPYERLTHTPSSGGTSDYYLEIVRATGSTNNTLEVMSTSHVIDGYTPSYSLMNPADNKSTGTLTVGAVPISAPTTITAYSSQGPTSDGTVKPDVVAPVEYAITSIGSPVTGTSAAAPLVAGLAALVRQAQPSANAATVAGYIRQNVQDLGASGPDSVFGQGRVSFGAAPAALPAPPYVFVGTNGNGLIAREAGGWVQKNSGHDIAYVDVLLIPAEVPNLIYIWGRTSSLLRKGYRSTDGGATWTLAANTPYSTNEVAARPGADTLYAASAGWVYRSNSGGAWSGTSSIEQGSRWLSQGGWRGVVEWT comes from the coding sequence GTGGCCGATGCGATCCAGATGGTTGGTTCAGCGGGCTGGAACTCAAACGGCTTCACGGGGCGCACGATTCGCATCGGTGTAATCGATTGGGGGTTTAGGGACTACACGTCGCACCAAGGGCAGGCACTGCCGGCGGTGATCGATACATCATGTCACGATCCTGTCAACGGAAATATCGAGGGAGATATCAACGATGCACAAAGGTATCATGGGACTGGTGTATTGGAGATCATACATGCTCTAGCGCCGGAAGCAGAGGTATCCATTGCACGAGTAGCTGGCTTTGATGCGATTGACAATGTCGTTGACTGTTTCATGCAGCCAGATAAGGTTGTTCAAGTCGTGAACATGTCGATGCAATGGCGGTACGATGGACCGGGTGACGGAACTGGATTCCTGAACTCCATCGTCAGCAACGCGACTTCTAACGGGAATATCGTGTGGGTCCAGGCTGCCGGAAATCGTGCACAGCAGCATTGGAGGGGGACATTCAACGACACTGAGCCTAATTCTGTGCACAATTTCAACGGTGTCACAGAGACCATGAAAATCCCAAGTGTCCCTCAAGGACAGCAGATCGAAATTCAACTACGATGGAGCGATAACTGGAACGCTCCATGCAATGACTTCGATATATTCCTCTACAATAGCCCCATACGCTTGCCAGGGAATCGAGTAGGTAGCGGTGGAGCGGATACCCAGACCAACTGTACCGGCGGATCGATTCCGTACGAGAGACTTACCCATACGCCATCGAGTGGAGGGACATCAGACTACTACCTGGAGATCGTTCGGGCAACAGGATCGACTAACAACACACTGGAGGTCATGAGTACCTCGCATGTGATTGACGGATATACGCCGTCATACAGTCTAATGAATCCTGCCGACAATAAGAGCACAGGCACATTGACTGTCGGTGCCGTGCCCATCAGTGCCCCTACAACCATCACTGCCTACAGCAGTCAGGGGCCAACCTCCGATGGCACTGTCAAGCCTGATGTGGTCGCCCCGGTCGAGTATGCCATCACCTCCATCGGCAGTCCCGTTACGGGAACATCGGCAGCAGCTCCGCTTGTTGCCGGTCTCGCGGCCTTGGTGAGGCAGGCGCAACCGTCAGCGAATGCAGCGACTGTGGCGGGCTACATTCGGCAGAATGTGCAAGACCTTGGTGCGAGCGGCCCCGATTCAGTGTTCGGGCAAGGACGAGTATCGTTCGGCGCAGCCCCTGCGGCGCTCCCTGCCCCACCGTATGTGTTTGTTGGGACGAATGGAAACGGTCTCATAGCCAGGGAAGCTGGCGGTTGGGTCCAGAAGAACAGTGGGCACGACATAGCCTACGTGGATGTGCTGCTCATTCCAGCGGAAGTGCCGAATCTCATCTACATCTGGGGACGCACGTCGTCCCTGCTTAGAAAGGGGTACCGCTCAACTGATGGAGGGGCAACCTGGACTTTGGCGGCTAATACTCCCTATAGCACGAACGAGGTGGCTGCGCGACCGGGAGCAGATACCCTTTACGCGGCCTCAGCAGGTTGGGTGTACCGTTCCAATAGTGGTGGAGCGTGGTCAGGTACCTCCTCAATCGAGCAGGGTAGCAGGTGGCTGAGCCAGGGCGGGTGGCGTGGCGTGGTGGAGTGGACGTAA